In a genomic window of Chrysemys picta bellii isolate R12L10 chromosome 1, ASM1138683v2, whole genome shotgun sequence:
- the TMEM50B gene encoding transmembrane protein 50B produces the protein MAGFLDNFRWPECECIDWSERRNAVASVVAGVLFFTGWWIMIDAAVVYPKPEQMNHAFHTCGVFSTLAFFMINAVSNAQVRGDSYSDGCLGRTGARVWLFIGFMLMFGSLIASMWILFGAYVTQNTNVYPGLAVFFQNALIFFSTLIYKFGRTEELWG, from the exons ATGGCAGGATTCCTAGACAATTTCCGATGGCCAGAGTGTGAGTGTATTGACTGGAGTGAAAGAAGAAATGCAGTTGCTTCAGTGGTTGCAGGTGTACTG TTTTTCACAGGCTGGTGGATAATGATAGATGCTGCAGTAGTTTATCCTAAACCAGAACAAATGAACCATGCATTCCACACCTGTGGAGTGTTttccacattagcctttttcat GATAAATGCTGTATCAAATGCACAGGTGAGAGGAGATAGTTACAGCGATGGATGTCTAGGAAGAACAg GTGCTCGCGTCTGGCTCTTTATTGGTTTCATGTTGATGTTCGGTTCACTTATTGCTTCAATGTGGATCCTTTTTGGAGCATATGTTACACAAA ACACGAATGTGTACCCAGGATTAGCTGTGTTTTTTCAAAATGCATTGATATTTTTTAG TACTCTGATCTACAAATTTGGAAGAACAGAAGAGTTATGGGGATAA